From the Chthoniobacterales bacterium genome, one window contains:
- a CDS encoding DUF2834 domain-containing protein produces the protein MRLRHVYLALCLPGLVLPYWKLVPWIIDHGLNLTLLCQELFATRIGAFFGLDVVVSAIVLFVFVATEGRRLAMPRLWLPILATLLVGVSLGLPLFLYLRQRRLDAGPL, from the coding sequence ATGCGTCTCCGCCACGTCTACCTCGCGCTCTGTCTCCCCGGGCTTGTCCTGCCCTACTGGAAACTCGTTCCCTGGATCATCGATCACGGCCTGAACCTGACGTTGCTTTGCCAGGAATTGTTCGCGACCCGCATCGGCGCGTTCTTTGGGCTCGACGTCGTCGTTTCCGCAATCGTCCTTTTCGTTTTTGTCGCGACCGAAGGCCGGCGCCTCGCGATGCCGCGCCTCTGGCTTCCCATCCTCGCCACCCTTCTGGTCGGCGTTTCGCTCGGCCTGCCACTCTTCCTTTATCTTCGCCAGCGCCGCCTCGACGCCGGCCCTCTGTAG
- a CDS encoding ATP-binding protein, producing the protein MKVQTKITLLLLVVVATFMAGLGAFRLYDRQKFARITKEREIERKQSFEAFLKKDGEPLKTLADYDTTWDQMVQAIQKKDAAWFEDNVNKETLLGYKANAVWIYDRDGSLVYSKNSTGETPGLLPLPPGGLGQLFANDPTAHFFVTIGSDLLEIRGATVHGSMDFNRQTPRQGFFFVGRLWNAAAVDEMAIFSSNQIRLVMPPSEREILPQDREHAGVVTFSQMLTGWDGTPLAQLVVRNESPVVRELTRSSERLLLWFCIFAVVVLLLISCSLVRWVSHPLRQIMASLRRNDPKPIEGMCKDDSEFGEMARTTKQFFEQRDNLIREMEERRVTEEALRKSEEELRHSQKMEAVGRLAGGVAHDFNNLLTAIIGYAELIATRTSSNSLAKQNAELIRKAGEQAAALTRQLLAFSRKQILQPKVIDLNTLVVEMERLLRRVIGERFDLQSHPDADVGRVKADPSQIEQVVLNLGVNARDAMPRGGKLIIRTDNVTLDYKAARHLSVTPGDYVMLSVTDTGAGMDEETKSHIFEPFFTTKGPGKGTGLGLATVYGIVRQTGGGISVESEPGKGSTFRIYLPQVSAPIDYTRSHSAPVDKSDNFETVLVVEDEDIVRELVCEVLEDQGYNVICAADGLEALKMAEEFDGTIHLLVTDVIMPHMNGHELAEKLSSLRPEIKILYVSGYSDNDIGDHGILDPRFELLQKPFTPQTLARKIRDVILEGKYACAEK; encoded by the coding sequence ATGAAAGTCCAAACCAAGATCACGCTTCTGCTTCTCGTCGTGGTCGCCACTTTCATGGCCGGCCTCGGGGCTTTCCGGCTTTACGATCGGCAAAAGTTTGCCCGGATCACCAAGGAGCGGGAAATCGAGCGCAAGCAGTCGTTCGAAGCATTTCTGAAAAAGGACGGTGAGCCGCTCAAAACGCTGGCGGATTACGACACCACCTGGGACCAGATGGTGCAGGCGATCCAGAAAAAGGACGCCGCCTGGTTCGAGGACAACGTCAACAAGGAAACTCTGCTCGGCTACAAAGCGAACGCGGTCTGGATATACGATCGCGACGGAAGCCTGGTCTACTCAAAAAACAGCACCGGCGAAACGCCTGGTCTTCTTCCCCTCCCCCCGGGTGGATTAGGTCAACTTTTCGCCAACGACCCGACGGCCCACTTCTTCGTCACGATCGGTTCCGACCTGTTGGAAATCCGCGGCGCCACTGTCCATGGCTCGATGGACTTCAACCGCCAGACTCCGCGACAGGGGTTTTTCTTTGTCGGCCGTTTGTGGAACGCGGCCGCCGTGGATGAGATGGCGATCTTTTCGAGCAACCAAATCCGGCTGGTTATGCCACCGAGCGAGCGCGAGATCCTGCCCCAGGACCGCGAACACGCCGGGGTGGTGACGTTTTCCCAAATGCTGACGGGCTGGGATGGAACGCCGCTCGCGCAATTGGTGGTTCGAAATGAATCCCCGGTTGTTCGCGAACTGACTCGTTCCAGCGAGCGGCTTCTTCTCTGGTTTTGCATCTTCGCCGTGGTCGTTCTCCTCCTGATTTCCTGTTCGCTCGTGCGTTGGGTTAGCCACCCTCTTCGCCAAATTATGGCGAGCCTGAGACGGAACGATCCGAAGCCGATCGAGGGCATGTGCAAGGATGACTCGGAGTTCGGAGAAATGGCGCGGACCACGAAGCAATTCTTCGAACAGCGCGACAACCTCATCCGCGAGATGGAAGAGCGGCGCGTGACCGAGGAGGCGCTGCGCAAAAGCGAAGAGGAACTCCGGCATTCGCAAAAAATGGAAGCGGTCGGCCGGCTCGCGGGCGGGGTCGCGCATGACTTCAACAACCTTCTCACCGCCATCATCGGTTATGCGGAATTGATCGCCACTCGCACGAGCAGCAATTCACTCGCGAAACAGAACGCCGAGCTGATTCGCAAAGCGGGCGAGCAGGCGGCCGCGCTCACCCGCCAGCTCCTGGCCTTTAGCCGCAAACAAATTCTCCAGCCGAAGGTCATCGACCTCAACACCCTGGTCGTGGAGATGGAGCGCTTGTTGCGGCGCGTTATTGGCGAACGTTTCGATTTGCAATCCCATCCCGACGCCGACGTCGGCCGGGTCAAAGCGGATCCGAGCCAGATCGAACAGGTCGTGCTGAATCTCGGAGTCAACGCGCGCGACGCCATGCCTCGGGGCGGTAAGCTCATCATTCGGACGGACAACGTCACCCTCGATTACAAGGCCGCCCGGCACCTCTCCGTCACTCCGGGCGATTACGTGATGCTCTCGGTCACCGATACCGGCGCGGGAATGGATGAAGAAACCAAGTCCCACATCTTCGAGCCGTTCTTTACCACGAAAGGGCCGGGCAAAGGGACCGGCCTCGGCCTCGCCACGGTTTATGGGATCGTCCGGCAAACCGGCGGCGGAATCTCCGTGGAAAGTGAGCCCGGCAAGGGAAGCACTTTCCGGATTTACCTGCCGCAGGTTTCAGCACCGATCGATTACACTCGAAGCCACTCCGCGCCCGTGGACAAATCGGATAATTTTGAGACGGTGCTCGTGGTCGAGGATGAGGACATTGTGCGCGAGCTGGTCTGCGAAGTTCTCGAAGACCAGGGTTACAATGTCATTTGCGCGGCCGATGGCCTCGAGGCCTTGAAGATGGCGGAGGAGTTCGACGGCACCATTCATCTTCTGGTCACCGATGTCATCATGCCGCATATGAACGGCCACGAATTGGCCGAAAAACTTTCCAGCCTCCGTCCCGAGATCAAGATCCTCTACGTCTCCGGCTACTCCGATAACGACATTGGCGACCACGGAATTCTCGATCCGCGGTTCGAGCTGCTTCAGAAACCGTTCACGCCCCAGACCCTGGCCCGGAAGATTCGCGACGTGATCCTCGAGGGCAAGTATGCCTGCGCCGAGAAATGA
- a CDS encoding serine hydroxymethyltransferase, which yields MKSVLFVCTGNICRSPMAEGLFRRLLGNRKDIEIASAGVHAVRGQPPSLHAIHVCEQEGVDIRGLRSQPLTAAMVDRATHIFAMTGAHLDTIHTYFPQAIDKTFLLREFEEPCVSLDVPDPIGCSRDVYNHCAGTIKNALPTVLAFVEQSELAVPAKSRGGGTSSFTMADPDISSGSGKTSTSTGGPLSKVDPEIFAAVQAEENRQRENIELIASENFTSRAVMEAQGSVLTNKYAEGYPKKRWYGGCENVDTVEQLAIDRAKQLFGCEHVNVQPHSGAQANMAVYFSMLKPGDKILAMNLAHGGHLTHGHPANFSGKFYEVSQYGVSAETEQIDYDALQKQAEEFRPAMITAGASAYPRIIDFPRMRQIADSVGALLFIDMAHISGLVAGGQHPSPIPHAQFVTTTTHKSLRGPRGGITMCTAEHAKAIDGTVFPGIQGGPLMHVIAAKAVCFHEALQPGFRDYQRQVVVNAKALAAGLTKHGYRITSGGTDNHLMLVDLRPKDLNGKVAQEVLDRAGITVNKNGIPFDTYPIFKPGGIRIGTPAVTTRGMKEEDMLEIADLINDALQARDDQPALDQIRGKVRELTRRFPLPS from the coding sequence GTGAAAAGCGTCCTTTTCGTTTGTACTGGAAATATCTGCCGAAGCCCGATGGCGGAGGGCCTTTTTCGCCGTCTGCTCGGCAATCGCAAGGACATCGAAATCGCGTCCGCCGGTGTGCACGCAGTCCGGGGGCAACCGCCGAGTTTGCATGCCATTCACGTCTGCGAGCAGGAAGGGGTCGACATCCGCGGATTGCGAAGCCAGCCGCTTACCGCCGCGATGGTCGACCGCGCCACCCACATCTTCGCGATGACGGGCGCCCATCTCGACACGATCCACACCTACTTTCCCCAGGCGATCGACAAAACGTTTCTCCTTCGCGAATTCGAGGAACCCTGCGTGTCGCTCGATGTGCCGGACCCGATCGGGTGCAGCCGGGACGTTTACAACCACTGCGCCGGCACAATCAAAAACGCTTTACCGACCGTGCTCGCGTTCGTAGAACAAAGCGAACTCGCAGTCCCTGCGAAATCGCGCGGCGGCGGAACCTCATCTTTCACCATGGCAGATCCCGACATCTCATCCGGCTCCGGAAAAACATCCACTTCGACCGGAGGCCCGTTGAGCAAGGTCGATCCCGAAATTTTCGCCGCCGTCCAGGCCGAAGAGAATCGGCAACGCGAAAATATCGAGCTGATCGCGTCCGAAAATTTCACCAGCCGCGCCGTGATGGAAGCGCAGGGCAGCGTTCTCACCAACAAATACGCGGAAGGTTACCCGAAGAAGCGCTGGTATGGCGGTTGTGAAAATGTCGATACCGTCGAGCAGCTCGCGATCGACCGCGCGAAGCAGCTCTTCGGTTGCGAGCACGTCAACGTCCAGCCGCACTCCGGCGCCCAGGCGAACATGGCCGTTTACTTCTCGATGCTGAAGCCCGGCGACAAAATTCTTGCGATGAATCTCGCCCATGGCGGCCATCTCACCCACGGCCATCCCGCGAATTTCTCCGGCAAATTCTACGAAGTCTCGCAATACGGTGTCAGCGCCGAGACCGAGCAGATCGATTACGACGCGTTGCAAAAACAGGCCGAGGAGTTTCGTCCCGCCATGATCACGGCCGGCGCCTCAGCCTACCCGCGCATCATCGATTTCCCGCGGATGCGCCAGATCGCCGATTCCGTCGGCGCGCTTTTGTTCATCGACATGGCGCACATCTCCGGCCTCGTCGCCGGCGGCCAGCATCCCAGCCCGATCCCGCACGCCCAGTTCGTCACCACCACCACGCACAAAAGCCTGCGCGGCCCGCGCGGCGGCATCACGATGTGTACCGCCGAACACGCGAAAGCGATTGACGGCACTGTCTTCCCCGGCATTCAGGGCGGCCCGCTCATGCACGTCATCGCGGCGAAAGCCGTCTGCTTCCACGAAGCCCTCCAGCCCGGCTTCCGCGATTACCAGCGCCAGGTCGTGGTCAACGCCAAAGCCCTCGCCGCTGGATTAACCAAACACGGTTACCGGATCACCTCCGGCGGCACCGACAACCACCTCATGCTGGTCGATCTGCGCCCGAAAGATTTGAACGGCAAAGTCGCCCAGGAAGTCCTCGACCGCGCCGGTATCACCGTGAACAAGAACGGCATCCCCTTTGACACCTACCCCATCTTCAAACCCGGCGGCATCCGCATCGGCACACCCGCCGTCACCACGCGCGGCATGAAAGAAGAAGATATGCTGGAAATCGCCGACCTCATCAACGACGCCCTCCAAGCCCGCGACGACCAACCCGCACTCGACCAAATCCGCGGAAAGGTGCGCGAACTGACGCGAAGATTTCCGCTACCGAGCTAA
- a CDS encoding SPFH domain-containing protein yields the protein MNNLIALTLPEAPWVYGVGGIAVLILMICLPRLLGIVYIPHTQVGIIEKIWSSRGSLREGQIIARNGEAGYQARFLRGGIHFGLYPWQYRIHKEPLVVVAEGKMAYVYARDGVPLEPIQTLGRTVDSNHFQDAMAFLEAQGQRGRQRGILREGVYAINLALFVVITEDRVFSGPVKESADRYESWKAQLASLRAFDPVVIGAGQSRFTAHLGDTSATEAGSPPSLAAASPDFNPSTDTIGVVSIQDGPTIGSGEIIAPEVKAIPGKDHNYFQDPEAFLALGGKRGKQLQVLTDGTFFINRWFGTVEIKAKTLIPIGYVGVVVSYHGAAGDDTTGESFRYGEQVEPGQRGVWRSALTPGKYALNPYAVKVELVPTINFVLRWISGQTEAHHYDEDLTSIDLITADGYEPRLPLSLVLHIDYQKAPSVVQRFGDVKRLITQTLDPILTAYFRDVAQTSHMLDLLTKREEIQRHATEELGARFQKYDINVVAVLIGRPESREIAAGQADPIETLFDQLRMRRLADEQRATYAKQEEAAQQQVALNEAKAKAERQTELTQSAIAVEIAANRGEAQFAEAEQLAKKQVTLAEGEARSKELIGKGESSRIAQVGLAEAAVTLQKVGAYRDPRLYALNVFADRFSQSVQPLVPSRLFISNSGGATDGEGQSGGSVLETLLSLILSEKAGINIQENPAGSKPLEDFIRQFAGSSGNGNASRKPAPPAAETSATTSR from the coding sequence ATGAACAACCTAATCGCTCTCACACTTCCTGAAGCCCCGTGGGTGTATGGGGTGGGGGGTATTGCAGTCCTGATTCTGATGATCTGCCTGCCGCGTTTGCTCGGGATTGTTTACATCCCGCACACGCAGGTCGGTATCATCGAAAAAATCTGGAGCAGCCGCGGTTCGTTGCGCGAAGGACAGATCATCGCGCGCAACGGCGAGGCCGGTTACCAGGCCAGGTTCCTGCGCGGCGGTATTCACTTCGGATTGTATCCGTGGCAATACCGCATTCATAAGGAACCGCTCGTTGTCGTCGCCGAAGGCAAGATGGCTTACGTCTATGCCCGCGACGGCGTGCCGCTCGAGCCGATCCAAACGCTCGGCCGCACCGTCGACTCCAACCATTTCCAGGACGCGATGGCATTCCTCGAAGCGCAGGGCCAACGCGGCCGGCAGCGCGGCATTCTGCGCGAAGGCGTCTACGCCATTAACCTGGCGCTGTTCGTGGTCATCACCGAAGACCGCGTCTTCTCCGGGCCGGTGAAGGAATCGGCGGACCGTTATGAGTCGTGGAAAGCGCAGCTCGCGTCGTTGCGCGCCTTCGATCCGGTCGTCATCGGCGCCGGGCAGAGCCGATTCACGGCGCATCTTGGCGACACGAGCGCGACTGAAGCCGGCTCGCCGCCGTCACTGGCCGCGGCCTCGCCCGACTTCAATCCGAGCACGGACACGATCGGCGTCGTCAGCATCCAGGACGGTCCGACCATCGGCTCCGGCGAAATCATCGCGCCGGAAGTGAAAGCGATTCCCGGAAAGGATCACAATTACTTCCAGGATCCGGAGGCGTTCCTCGCCCTCGGAGGCAAACGCGGTAAACAGCTCCAGGTGTTGACGGACGGCACGTTCTTCATCAACCGCTGGTTCGGCACCGTCGAGATCAAGGCCAAGACGCTGATCCCGATCGGTTACGTCGGCGTGGTCGTGTCGTATCACGGCGCCGCCGGCGACGATACCACCGGCGAATCGTTCCGTTACGGCGAACAGGTCGAGCCCGGCCAGCGTGGTGTCTGGCGTTCCGCGCTCACGCCTGGCAAGTACGCGTTGAACCCCTATGCGGTGAAAGTCGAGCTCGTCCCGACGATCAACTTCGTCCTGCGCTGGATCAGCGGCCAGACCGAAGCGCACCATTACGACGAAGACCTGACCAGTATCGACCTGATCACGGCCGATGGTTACGAGCCGCGCCTGCCGCTCTCGCTCGTCCTCCACATCGACTACCAGAAAGCGCCGTCCGTCGTGCAACGGTTCGGTGACGTGAAGCGCCTCATCACCCAGACGCTCGATCCCATCCTGACCGCCTACTTCCGCGACGTCGCGCAGACCTCGCACATGCTGGATCTGTTGACGAAACGCGAAGAAATCCAACGGCACGCCACCGAAGAGTTGGGCGCGCGTTTCCAAAAATACGACATCAACGTCGTCGCCGTCCTGATCGGCCGGCCCGAATCGCGCGAGATCGCCGCCGGCCAGGCCGACCCGATCGAAACGTTGTTCGACCAGCTCCGCATGCGCCGTTTGGCCGACGAACAACGCGCCACCTACGCAAAGCAGGAGGAAGCCGCGCAACAACAGGTCGCGCTCAACGAAGCGAAAGCGAAAGCCGAACGCCAAACCGAGCTGACCCAAAGCGCGATCGCCGTCGAGATCGCCGCGAATCGTGGTGAAGCCCAGTTCGCCGAGGCCGAGCAGCTGGCCAAGAAACAGGTCACGCTCGCCGAAGGCGAAGCGCGCTCGAAAGAGCTAATCGGCAAAGGCGAATCCTCACGGATCGCCCAGGTCGGTCTCGCCGAAGCCGCGGTCACCTTGCAAAAGGTCGGCGCCTACCGCGACCCGCGCCTGTATGCGCTCAATGTCTTCGCCGACCGCTTCTCGCAAAGCGTCCAACCGCTCGTCCCGAGCCGTCTCTTCATCAGCAACAGCGGCGGCGCCACGGATGGCGAAGGTCAAAGTGGCGGCAGCGTCCTCGAAACGTTGCTCAGCCTCATCCTGAGCGAAAAAGCCGGCATCAACATCCAGGAAAACCCCGCCGGTTCCAAACCGCTGGAGGACTTCATCCGCCAATTCGCGGGTTCGTCCGGAAACGGTAACGCGTCCAGGAAGCCCGCGCCTCCTGCCGCCGAAACGTCGGCGACCACATCCCGATAA
- a CDS encoding RlpA-like double-psi beta-barrel domain-containing protein, translated as MPAPRNELAQRGLLQIRLPRLITTRRIAGGLLAATTLICSDCKRPASQARREHAEEKPAASALASSPKAEPEKKAVEREVHAVWYDVPAESLAKRRAGNGELTAAHNHLPLGTLVRVTHVANGKSVIVRITDRGITSRHATIDLCKEAAEKLDILREGSALVRLEVLPDDKGAAAKTDSPAPALPP; from the coding sequence ATGCCTGCGCCGAGAAATGAGTTGGCGCAGCGCGGACTCCTCCAAATCCGACTCCCGCGCCTGATTACCACGCGTCGGATCGCTGGGGGGTTGTTAGCGGCCACCACGTTGATCTGCTCTGATTGCAAGCGACCGGCCTCCCAAGCGCGGAGGGAACACGCGGAGGAAAAGCCGGCCGCATCGGCGCTCGCTTCCTCGCCGAAAGCGGAACCAGAAAAGAAAGCGGTTGAGCGCGAAGTTCACGCCGTGTGGTACGATGTGCCGGCTGAGTCGCTGGCCAAACGGCGCGCCGGCAACGGTGAATTGACCGCCGCTCATAATCACCTTCCGCTGGGAACGCTTGTCCGCGTGACGCATGTGGCGAACGGCAAGAGCGTGATTGTGCGCATCACGGACCGTGGCATCACCAGTCGACACGCCACCATTGATCTCTGCAAGGAAGCCGCAGAAAAGCTCGATATCCTTCGCGAAGGATCGGCGCTCGTCCGCCTCGAAGTATTGCCCGACGACAAAGGCGCTGCTGCGAAGACCGATTCACCCGCTCCCGCGCTGCCGCCCTAA
- a CDS encoding zinc ribbon domain-containing protein: MANRKQTRPKTPDVCPVCGEDVPRGALACPECGADHNSGWREDAADYDGLDLPDENFDYDDFLRREFPSEVRPPGIKPIWWITAIVLLALGIAFYFFRH; encoded by the coding sequence ATGGCGAACCGCAAACAAACCAGGCCCAAAACACCGGACGTCTGTCCAGTCTGCGGCGAAGATGTTCCCCGGGGCGCACTGGCCTGCCCTGAATGCGGCGCCGATCACAATTCGGGCTGGCGCGAAGATGCCGCCGATTATGACGGCCTCGATTTGCCGGACGAGAATTTCGATTACGACGATTTCCTCCGGCGTGAATTTCCTTCTGAAGTCAGACCGCCGGGAATCAAGCCGATTTGGTGGATCACCGCGATCGTGCTTCTCGCGCTTGGCATCGCGTTCTATTTTTTCAGGCACTGA
- a CDS encoding peptidoglycan-binding domain-containing protein, with amino-acid sequence MRVLLCLLLLLALPLGRLRADETIRQVQEELRKRNLYFGNIDGRTSDELAGALKRYQNRKGFVVTGSVDQETANSLHVQAATVASTATLPDEPVLRSDSASAMPESQRLALQKEAEANPDLTPSPAPPAEPPAAGQDLSPERVTKFVQDYLRDGESQDVASQVKYYAFPVQYFDHGTVAEEFVTKDTRNYVERWPQRKYALEGPVSFFAGDEGTTNIEFTYSFELQSAARKTKKNARGRAKHRWTIRSEGGELKIVAIKEQRLHE; translated from the coding sequence ATGCGCGTCCTTCTCTGCCTCTTGCTCCTGCTAGCCCTCCCCCTTGGACGGCTCAGAGCGGACGAAACCATCCGGCAGGTGCAGGAAGAGCTGCGCAAGCGCAATCTCTATTTCGGCAACATCGACGGTCGGACTAGCGACGAACTCGCCGGCGCCCTGAAGCGCTATCAGAACCGGAAAGGGTTCGTGGTCACTGGTAGCGTCGACCAGGAGACCGCAAATTCATTGCATGTGCAGGCGGCCACCGTCGCGTCAACGGCAACGTTGCCCGATGAGCCAGTCCTGCGAAGCGACTCCGCGAGCGCAATGCCGGAATCCCAACGTCTCGCCCTGCAAAAGGAAGCCGAAGCCAACCCGGACCTCACCCCGAGCCCGGCCCCACCGGCCGAGCCGCCTGCTGCCGGGCAGGACCTGAGTCCGGAGCGGGTGACAAAATTCGTTCAGGATTACTTGCGCGACGGAGAAAGTCAGGACGTGGCCAGCCAGGTAAAATATTACGCGTTTCCGGTCCAATATTTCGACCATGGGACCGTCGCGGAAGAATTTGTTACCAAGGACACCCGCAACTACGTCGAGCGCTGGCCACAACGAAAATATGCCCTGGAGGGTCCGGTGAGCTTTTTCGCAGGGGATGAAGGGACGACGAACATAGAATTTACGTATTCTTTTGAACTTCAGAGCGCGGCCCGAAAGACGAAGAAGAACGCCAGGGGCCGCGCAAAACACCGATGGACCATCCGATCGGAAGGGGGCGAACTAAAAATAGTTGCGATTAAGGAGCAGCGTTTACACGAATAA
- a CDS encoding glycosyltransferase, producing MSLCDLHIHSRFSARSEEWLFRRFDFPDSYSDPRELYRLLRERGMDFVTITDHDTIEGNLQIADHANTFISEEVTTYFPNEPCKIHLLVWGISETQHSEITALRENIFELQAYLQKAVIAHSVAHPLYSINGKLEATHLERLILLFKHFEGINGLRDALLSMLARELLSGLTPAKIDELANRHNLQPTHSEPWKKIFTAGSDDHGGQFVAGAHTETPRARTAADFLQHVRKGACTPRGEGGTPLALSHGFYNTVSCFIQDRFTERLGASAPLLETMFSRFMEGRDPTEFTLREKATFIAQGVMSGKIFELAKPSKVSLWKGLSKHFARPKVKARLAREMAGVTEPERRTFLMANLVCEQLAFRLFEKFVQQIRSGNVIESMQALSGIAPILVVLSPYLYAFSSQAPSRKWLREIFQQMTGAIPPELQNRKRAWFTDTLDDVNGVATTIRKMTAAGKAAGEKLIVVTSRRDLQVDNIPIKNFRPIGEFELPEYELQRLSFPPIMQILDYVQREQFSEIIISTPGPMGLTGLLAAKMLNLQTSGIYHTDIPEYVRILTDDRFLESLAWSYMHWLYGQLDTVFVNSEQYRKCWIDRGFAPEKLKILPRGLDTDLFNPTRRDPLFLQGPGVNGSEVRLLYVGRVSKEKDLDVLVAAYHKVRETGLPVRLFVVGHGPYAEALAEALPDAVFLGYLKGEALAKAYASADVFVFPSTTDTFGNVIIEAQASGLPVIVSDLGGPKELVEDGASGIITKAHDANDFAKAISRLAGDAKLRARMGEKARRSVIDRSWPGAFRKFWQATNL from the coding sequence GATCACCGATCACGACACGATTGAGGGCAATCTCCAAATCGCCGATCACGCAAATACTTTTATCAGTGAAGAGGTTACGACCTATTTTCCCAATGAACCGTGTAAAATTCATCTCTTGGTTTGGGGTATTTCCGAGACTCAACATTCCGAGATAACGGCTCTCCGGGAGAATATTTTCGAGCTGCAAGCTTACCTCCAGAAAGCGGTCATCGCTCATTCGGTGGCGCACCCCCTTTACAGCATCAATGGCAAGCTCGAGGCCACCCATCTCGAACGGCTGATCCTGCTCTTCAAGCATTTCGAAGGGATCAACGGTTTACGCGACGCTCTTCTCAGCATGCTGGCGCGGGAGCTTCTCTCGGGGCTCACGCCGGCGAAAATCGACGAGCTGGCAAATCGCCACAATCTTCAGCCCACGCATTCCGAGCCTTGGAAAAAAATCTTTACCGCTGGGTCCGATGACCACGGCGGACAGTTCGTTGCGGGCGCTCACACGGAGACGCCGCGGGCCCGCACCGCCGCCGATTTCCTCCAGCACGTTCGCAAGGGCGCCTGCACGCCGCGCGGGGAAGGCGGCACCCCACTGGCTTTGTCCCACGGCTTTTACAATACGGTTTCCTGTTTCATCCAGGACCGGTTCACGGAACGCCTCGGGGCAAGCGCTCCCCTGCTCGAAACCATGTTCTCGCGTTTCATGGAAGGGCGCGATCCCACCGAATTCACGTTGCGCGAAAAGGCGACCTTCATCGCGCAAGGCGTCATGTCGGGAAAAATCTTCGAGCTAGCCAAGCCGAGCAAGGTTTCACTCTGGAAAGGCCTCTCGAAGCATTTCGCGCGGCCAAAGGTGAAGGCGCGGCTGGCCAGGGAAATGGCCGGGGTGACCGAACCCGAGCGTCGAACCTTCCTCATGGCCAATCTCGTCTGCGAACAGCTCGCGTTTCGTCTCTTCGAGAAATTCGTCCAGCAGATCCGGAGCGGAAACGTGATCGAGAGCATGCAGGCGTTGAGCGGGATCGCGCCAATTTTGGTCGTGCTCTCGCCTTACCTCTACGCTTTCTCGAGCCAGGCTCCGTCTCGCAAATGGCTCCGGGAAATTTTCCAGCAAATGACCGGAGCGATTCCGCCCGAGCTGCAAAACCGAAAACGCGCCTGGTTTACCGACACGCTCGACGACGTGAATGGTGTCGCGACCACCATCCGGAAAATGACGGCGGCAGGCAAGGCGGCCGGCGAGAAGCTGATCGTGGTCACCTCGCGCCGGGACCTGCAAGTAGACAACATTCCGATCAAGAATTTCCGGCCGATCGGCGAATTCGAGTTGCCCGAGTACGAGCTGCAACGCCTGAGCTTCCCGCCGATCATGCAGATTCTTGATTACGTCCAGCGTGAGCAATTCAGTGAAATCATCATCAGCACGCCGGGCCCGATGGGTCTCACCGGATTGCTCGCGGCCAAGATGCTGAATCTGCAAACGAGCGGCATCTATCACACCGACATTCCGGAATACGTCCGGATCCTGACCGACGATCGGTTTCTCGAAAGCCTGGCCTGGAGTTACATGCATTGGCTCTACGGGCAGCTCGACACGGTTTTTGTAAACTCGGAGCAGTACCGGAAATGCTGGATCGACCGCGGGTTTGCGCCGGAGAAATTGAAGATCCTGCCGCGCGGTCTCGATACCGATCTTTTTAATCCGACCCGGCGCGATCCCCTGTTTCTGCAGGGACCCGGCGTAAATGGCAGTGAGGTCCGCCTGTTGTATGTCGGCCGTGTCTCGAAGGAAAAAGATCTCGATGTCCTGGTGGCCGCTTACCACAAGGTCCGCGAGACGGGGTTGCCGGTAAGACTTTTTGTGGTCGGGCATGGCCCCTATGCAGAGGCGCTGGCCGAGGCGCTGCCGGATGCGGTTTTCCTCGGCTACCTCAAAGGAGAAGCGCTCGCCAAGGCATACGCTTCCGCAGATGTGTTTGTTTTTCCGAGCACGACCGACACCTTCGGCAACGTGATTATCGAAGCACAGGCCTCAGGGTTGCCCGTGATCGTGTCCGACTTGGGAGGTCCGAAGGAGCTGGTGGAGGATGGGGCGAGCGGAATTATCACCAAGGCGCACGATGCCAATGATTTCGCCAAGGCCATCAGCCGGTTGGCTGGGGACGCGAAATTGCGGGCCCGGATGGGAGAAAAAGCGCGCCGGAGTGTCATCGACCGAAGCTGGCCGGGGGCCTTTCGCAAATTCTGGCAGGCGACCAATTTATAA